The Rhododendron vialii isolate Sample 1 chromosome 8a, ASM3025357v1 genome has a window encoding:
- the LOC131297905 gene encoding transcription factor HBI1-like isoform X2, whose protein sequence is MLHLDDSFTGNSTDMTVLQRHQAIFSRQHEDQRQDNNAIESYAMPRLQSLISDDSMVYQELMSSSMNADQYLGSMFPAFRELQLAGTEFVGDTISIAPLQLVTCGSPDVNHSFSVGLNLKKRKADELIVEECCNDDEIGVEVRQGESAAIETTNLETSTNNSKVSDVQKPDYIHVRARCGQATDSHSLAERARREKINKKMKCLQDLVPGCSKVTGKAGMLDEIINYVQSLQRQIEFLSMKLAALNPILDFDMDRFSMEEFPAHVTSFPAAVAPPEMADSAYQFSQVQKGAAAYGIDMPINPMQLAPQRSTTSSSSLSIPKQIQPLSTWETDIHTLHTTEFH, encoded by the exons ATGTTACACTTGGACGATTCCTTCACCGGAAACAGTACGGACATGACTGTGCTCCAGAGACATCAAGCTATTTTCAGCCGTCAGCATGAGGACCAGAGACAAGACAACAATGCAATTGAATCTTACGCAATGCCTCGGCTTCAGAGTCTCATCAGTGATGATTCGATGGTATATCAAGAGCTGATGAGTAGCTCGATGAATGCCGATCAGTACCTGGGAAGTATGTTTCCTGCATTCAGAGAACTCCAGTTGGCCGGAACTGAGTTCGTTGGCGATACAATTAGTATTGCGCCTTTACAGTTGGTGACTTGTGGTTCTCCGGACGTTAATCACTCTTTTTCTGTAGGACTTAACTTGAAGAAGAGGAAAGCCGATGAG CTTATTGTAGAAGAGTGCTGTAATGACGACGAGATTGGAGTAGAAGTAAGGCAGGGAGAATCTGCTGCAATAGAAACAACTAATTTGGAAACTTCAACCAACAATTCGAAGGTTTCTGATGTTCAGAAGCCTGATTACATTCATGTCAGGGCACGCTGCGGTCAGGCCACGGATAGCCACAGTTTGGCTGAAAGA GCGAGgagggagaaaataaacaagaagatGAAATGTCTGCAAGATTTAGTTCCAGGGTGCAGCAAAGTTACAGGCAAGGCTGGGATGCTCGACGAAATTATTAACTACGTGCAGTCTCTTCAAAGACAAATTGAG TTCCTATCGATGAAACTAGCTGCCTTGAATCCAATACTTGACTTCGACATGGATAGATTCTCCATGGAAGAG TTTCCTGCTCACGTCACCAGTTTTCCAGCAGCCGTTGCACCTCCTGAAATGGCCGATTCGGCCTACCAGTTTAGTCAAGTGCAAAAGGGAGCTGCTGCTTATGGGATTGATATGCCAATAAATCCAATGCAACTTGCTCCTCAGAGAAGCACCACAAGCTCTTCTTCTTTGTCTATTCCAAAG CAAATTCAACCCCTGTCAACTTGGGAAACTGATATACACACTCTTCACACCACTGAGTTCCATTGA
- the LOC131297905 gene encoding transcription factor HBI1-like isoform X1 yields MLHLDDSFTGNSTDMTVLQRHQAIFSRQHEDQRQDNNAIESYAMPRLQSLISDDSMVYQELMSSSMNADQYLGSMFPAFRELQLAGTEFVGDTISIAPLQLVTCGSPDVNHSFSVGLNLKKRKADELIVEECCNDDEIGVEVRQGESAAIETTNLETSTNNSKVSDVQKPDYIHVRARCGQATDSHSLAERARREKINKKMKCLQDLVPGCSKVTGKAGMLDEIINYVQSLQRQIEFLSMKLAALNPILDFDMDRFSMEEFPAHVTSFPAAVAPPEMADSAYQFSQVQKGAAAYGIDMPINPMQLAPQRSTTSSSSLSIPKVYLDSSHFHQIQPLSTWETDIHTLHTTEFH; encoded by the exons ATGTTACACTTGGACGATTCCTTCACCGGAAACAGTACGGACATGACTGTGCTCCAGAGACATCAAGCTATTTTCAGCCGTCAGCATGAGGACCAGAGACAAGACAACAATGCAATTGAATCTTACGCAATGCCTCGGCTTCAGAGTCTCATCAGTGATGATTCGATGGTATATCAAGAGCTGATGAGTAGCTCGATGAATGCCGATCAGTACCTGGGAAGTATGTTTCCTGCATTCAGAGAACTCCAGTTGGCCGGAACTGAGTTCGTTGGCGATACAATTAGTATTGCGCCTTTACAGTTGGTGACTTGTGGTTCTCCGGACGTTAATCACTCTTTTTCTGTAGGACTTAACTTGAAGAAGAGGAAAGCCGATGAG CTTATTGTAGAAGAGTGCTGTAATGACGACGAGATTGGAGTAGAAGTAAGGCAGGGAGAATCTGCTGCAATAGAAACAACTAATTTGGAAACTTCAACCAACAATTCGAAGGTTTCTGATGTTCAGAAGCCTGATTACATTCATGTCAGGGCACGCTGCGGTCAGGCCACGGATAGCCACAGTTTGGCTGAAAGA GCGAGgagggagaaaataaacaagaagatGAAATGTCTGCAAGATTTAGTTCCAGGGTGCAGCAAAGTTACAGGCAAGGCTGGGATGCTCGACGAAATTATTAACTACGTGCAGTCTCTTCAAAGACAAATTGAG TTCCTATCGATGAAACTAGCTGCCTTGAATCCAATACTTGACTTCGACATGGATAGATTCTCCATGGAAGAG TTTCCTGCTCACGTCACCAGTTTTCCAGCAGCCGTTGCACCTCCTGAAATGGCCGATTCGGCCTACCAGTTTAGTCAAGTGCAAAAGGGAGCTGCTGCTTATGGGATTGATATGCCAATAAATCCAATGCAACTTGCTCCTCAGAGAAGCACCACAAGCTCTTCTTCTTTGTCTATTCCAAAGGTTTATTTGGACTCATCCCACTTTCAC CAAATTCAACCCCTGTCAACTTGGGAAACTGATATACACACTCTTCACACCACTGAGTTCCATTGA
- the LOC131297906 gene encoding anaphase-promoting complex subunit 10 isoform X3: MATESSEGEEEGKLMGGNQQLTIDDEDLREMAKKAAWSVSSCKPGNGVTSLRDDNLDTYWQSDGAQPHLVNIQFQKKVKLQLVVLYVDFKLDESYTPSKISIRAGDGFQNLKEIKSVELVKPTGWVYISLSGNDPRNPIPRQPFQFTSREFITYSTVR; encoded by the exons atggcGACGGAATCATCGGAAGGGGAGGAAGAAGGAAAGCTCATGGGTGGGAACCAGCAGTTGACGATCGATGACGAAGACCTCCGTGAAATGGCCAAGAAGGCCGCCTGGAGTGTCAGCTCTTGCAAGCCTGGCAACGGCGTCACTTCTCTCCGCGACGACAACCTCGATACCTACTggca ATCAGATGGTGCCCAACCTCACCTTGTAAACAttcaatttcagaagaaagTGAAGCTCCAA TTGGTGGTTCTCTATGTGGATTTCAAGCTTGATGAGAGCTACACGCCTAGTAAGATCTCTATCCGTGCTGGTGATGGCTTCCAAAATTTGAAG GAGATAAAATCTGTGGAACTTGTCAAGCCAACTGGTTGGGTTTACATATCATTATCTGGAAATGATCCTCG GAACCCCATTCCTCGCCAACCCTTTCAGTTCACCTCAAGGGAGTTCATTACTTACTCAACGGTGAGATGA
- the LOC131297906 gene encoding anaphase-promoting complex subunit 10 isoform X1, which translates to MATESSEGEEEGKLMGGNQQLTIDDEDLREMAKKAAWSVSSCKPGNGVTSLRDDNLDTYWQSDGAQPHLVNIQFQKKVKLQLVVLYVDFKLDESYTPSKISIRAGDGFQNLKGNFCQYFHVANCCIVESSKWKRYPCAADKSLWASTEPHSSPTLSVHLKGVHYLLNGEMRIMISCVVERSTYHAAEFDYLKIGRGSLVLNIVV; encoded by the exons atggcGACGGAATCATCGGAAGGGGAGGAAGAAGGAAAGCTCATGGGTGGGAACCAGCAGTTGACGATCGATGACGAAGACCTCCGTGAAATGGCCAAGAAGGCCGCCTGGAGTGTCAGCTCTTGCAAGCCTGGCAACGGCGTCACTTCTCTCCGCGACGACAACCTCGATACCTACTggca ATCAGATGGTGCCCAACCTCACCTTGTAAACAttcaatttcagaagaaagTGAAGCTCCAA TTGGTGGTTCTCTATGTGGATTTCAAGCTTGATGAGAGCTACACGCCTAGTAAGATCTCTATCCGTGCTGGTGATGGCTTCCAAAATTTGAAG GGAAACTTTTGTCAATACTTTCATGTTGCAAATTGCTGTATTGTCGAATCATCTAAATGGAAGAGATACCCATGTGCGGCAGATAAAAGTTTATGGGCCTCGACT GAACCCCATTCCTCGCCAACCCTTTCAGTTCACCTCAAGGGAGTTCATTACTTACTCAACGGTGAGATGAGAATCATGATATCATGTGTGGTTGAGCGAAGCACTTATCATGCTgctgaatttgattatttgaagATAGGGAGGGGATCCTTGGTGTTGAATATTGTTGTTTAG
- the LOC131297906 gene encoding anaphase-promoting complex subunit 10 isoform X2 encodes MATESSEGEEEGKLMGGNQQLTIDDEDLREMAKKAAWSVSSCKPGNGVTSLRDDNLDTYWQSDGAQPHLVNIQFQKKVKLQLVVLYVDFKLDESYTPSKISIRAGDGFQNLKEIKSVELVKPTGWVYISLSGNDPRETFVNTFMLQIAVLSNHLNGRDTHVRQIKVYGPRLNPIPRQPFQFTSREFITYSTVR; translated from the exons atggcGACGGAATCATCGGAAGGGGAGGAAGAAGGAAAGCTCATGGGTGGGAACCAGCAGTTGACGATCGATGACGAAGACCTCCGTGAAATGGCCAAGAAGGCCGCCTGGAGTGTCAGCTCTTGCAAGCCTGGCAACGGCGTCACTTCTCTCCGCGACGACAACCTCGATACCTACTggca ATCAGATGGTGCCCAACCTCACCTTGTAAACAttcaatttcagaagaaagTGAAGCTCCAA TTGGTGGTTCTCTATGTGGATTTCAAGCTTGATGAGAGCTACACGCCTAGTAAGATCTCTATCCGTGCTGGTGATGGCTTCCAAAATTTGAAG GAGATAAAATCTGTGGAACTTGTCAAGCCAACTGGTTGGGTTTACATATCATTATCTGGAAATGATCCTCG GGAAACTTTTGTCAATACTTTCATGTTGCAAATTGCTGTATTGTCGAATCATCTAAATGGAAGAGATACCCATGTGCGGCAGATAAAAGTTTATGGGCCTCGACT GAACCCCATTCCTCGCCAACCCTTTCAGTTCACCTCAAGGGAGTTCATTACTTACTCAACGGTGAGATGA
- the LOC131297907 gene encoding syntaxin-112, translating to MNDLMTKSFLSYAELNKQAQIDLKAEKDREKGQRSPSDEENLSQFFQKVDAIKSDMEEITNLLFDVQKLNEETKSTHSAKVLRGLRDRMDSDINFVLRKAKIIKTRLELLDKSNGENRRLSVVFREGSAVDRMRISVTNGLRTKLRDTMNNFQSLRDKVLSDHKEYLRRRCYNATGQVPGEDVVEKMVSESGKVEVFEGRTELYLENKERHEAVIDIQRSLDNLHQVFLDMAVLVETQGEKIDEIKQNVANAGSFVSGGTNSLFYAKQIKKGKKWVYWVWAVGVIILLVCFIAMLSS from the coding sequence ATGAATGATCtcatgacaaaatcatttctaaGCTATGCGGAATTGAATAAACAAGCCCAGATAGATCTTAAAGCAGAGAAAGACAGAGAGAAAGGCCAACGAAGCCCTTCTGATGAAGAGAACCTCTCTCAGTTCTTTCAGAAAGTAGATGCAATCAAGTCTGACATGGAAGAGATAACCAATCTCCTCTTTGACGTTCAAAAGCTAAATGAAGAGACAAAGTCTACTCACAGCGCTAAGGTTCTTCGTGGACTACGAGACCGGATGGACTCGGACATAAATTTCGTCCTTCGCAAGgccaaaatcatcaaaacaagACTTGAATTGCTCGACAAATCGAACGGGGAAAATCGCAGGTTGTCGGTGGTGTTCAGAGAAGGAAGTGCAGTTGATCGAATGAGGATTTCGGTCACCAATGGATTGAGAACCAAACTGAGGGACACGATGAATAATTTCCAGTCATTGAGAGACAAAGTACTCTCTGATCACAAAGAATATCTGAGAAGGAGATGCTACAACGCGACCGGTCAAGTGCCAGGTGAAGATGTGGTTGAAAAGATGGTTTCAGAAAGCGGGAAAGTTGAAGTATTTGAAGGGAGGACAGAATTGTATTTGGAGAATAAAGAGAGGCATGAAGCTGTGATAGACATTCAGAGGAGCTTGGACAATCTCCATCAGGTGTTTCTTGATATGGCTGTTTTGGTGGAGACTCAAGGCGAAAAGATCGATGAAATCAAGCAAAACGTGGCTAACGCCGGGAGTTTTGTCAGCGGTGGAACTAACAGTCTTTTCTATGCTAAGCAGATAAAGAAGGGCAAGAAATGGGTGTATTGGGTTTGGGCAGTGGGGGTGATTATATTGCTGGTATGCTTCATTGCTATGTTATCTTCTTGA